Proteins from a genomic interval of Ramlibacter algicola:
- a CDS encoding MFS transporter → MTPAERRASGSLAVVFAARMLGLFLVLPVFALEARRYPGGDDAGLVGLAMGIYGLTQGVLQIPYGLASDRFGRKRVIVLGLAVFAFGSFVAAFASTLNGLAIGRALQGAGAVSAAVTALLADLTRDEVRTKAMALVGASIGLTFALSLVVAPAVASSVGLAGLFAATGVLALACMAVIRWWAPAEPVVHKNVPRGRLSEVLAHGPLLRLNAGVFVLHAVQLAMWMAVPALLVQAGLPKDSHWMVYLPAVLASFVVMGATLFPLERRGYLRAVFLAAIGVVGLVQLALLATASAPGLLVLGLLLFLFFCGFNVLEATQPSLASRIAPPHARGAALGVYNTLQSLGFFAGGAVGGWLVQHVGMRGLFAACAALMALWLAVAWPMRAPGRTRTPEDALADEAQAT, encoded by the coding sequence ATGACGCCCGCCGAGCGCCGCGCCAGCGGCTCGCTCGCCGTCGTCTTCGCCGCCCGCATGCTCGGGCTGTTCCTCGTGCTGCCGGTATTCGCGCTGGAAGCGCGGCGGTATCCCGGCGGCGACGATGCCGGCCTGGTCGGGCTGGCCATGGGCATCTACGGCCTGACCCAGGGCGTCCTGCAGATCCCGTACGGGCTGGCCTCCGACCGCTTCGGCCGCAAGCGCGTGATCGTGCTGGGCCTGGCCGTGTTCGCCTTCGGCAGCTTCGTGGCCGCCTTCGCTTCCACGCTGAATGGGCTGGCGATCGGGCGCGCGCTGCAGGGCGCCGGCGCGGTGTCCGCCGCGGTGACGGCGCTGCTGGCCGACCTGACGCGCGACGAGGTGCGCACCAAGGCGATGGCGCTGGTGGGCGCCAGCATCGGGCTGACGTTCGCGCTGTCGCTGGTCGTCGCGCCCGCGGTGGCATCGAGCGTGGGCCTGGCGGGCCTGTTCGCCGCCACCGGCGTCCTGGCGCTGGCCTGCATGGCGGTGATCCGCTGGTGGGCGCCGGCCGAGCCGGTCGTGCACAAGAACGTGCCGCGCGGGCGGCTGTCCGAGGTGCTCGCGCATGGCCCGCTGCTGCGCCTGAACGCGGGCGTGTTCGTCTTGCACGCGGTGCAGCTGGCGATGTGGATGGCCGTCCCCGCGCTGCTGGTGCAAGCCGGCCTGCCCAAGGACAGCCACTGGATGGTCTACCTGCCGGCGGTGCTGGCGTCGTTCGTGGTGATGGGCGCGACGCTGTTCCCGCTGGAGCGCCGCGGCTACCTGCGCGCCGTGTTCCTGGCCGCGATCGGCGTCGTCGGCCTGGTGCAGCTCGCGCTGCTGGCGACCGCCAGCGCGCCCGGCCTGCTGGTGCTGGGGCTGCTGCTGTTCCTGTTCTTCTGCGGCTTCAACGTGCTGGAGGCCACCCAGCCCAGCCTGGCGTCGCGCATCGCGCCGCCGCACGCGCGCGGCGCCGCCCTGGGCGTCTACAACACCCTCCAATCGCTGGGCTTCTTCGCGGGTGGGGCGGTCGGCGGCTGGCTGGTGCAGCACGTTGGGATGCGGGGCCTGTTCGCCGCCTGCGCCGCCCTCATGGCGCTGTGGCTGGCGGTGGCCTGGCCGATGCGTGCCCCGGGGCGCACGCGCACGCCCGAGGACGCCCTGGCCGACGAGGCGCAGGCCACGTAG
- the tcuB gene encoding tricarballylate utilization 4Fe-4S protein TcuB → MRTLDALVADAIATAGATTPEGEVARQMQICNACRYCESFCAVFPAMARRLEFATADVHYLANLCHNCGACLHACQYAPPHEFAVNVPRAMAQVRVRTYAHFAWPAPLGRLYEHNGLAVALATAGGLALFLVLVLALTGGLLHAPLAGNFYAVLPHGLMAGLFGVAFAYAVLALAIGTARFWREITPGTRRPGAGAEAAHNALALTYLGGGHGDGCNEEDDRFTLARRRFHHLTFYGFLLCFASTSVATLMHYAGHPAPYPLTSAPVLLGTAGGIGLLVGPAGLLWLNLRRHPLHGDPAQRPMDRGFIALLLLTSVTGLALLAWRDTGAMALLLAMHLGVVLALFLTLPYGKFAHAMYRCAALLKSTTEKRMPSALALGND, encoded by the coding sequence ATGCGCACGCTTGACGCGCTGGTGGCGGACGCCATCGCCACCGCGGGCGCGACGACTCCGGAAGGCGAGGTCGCACGGCAGATGCAGATCTGCAATGCATGCCGCTACTGCGAGAGCTTCTGCGCCGTGTTCCCGGCGATGGCGCGGCGGCTCGAGTTCGCGACCGCCGATGTGCACTACCTGGCGAACCTGTGCCACAACTGCGGCGCCTGCCTGCACGCCTGCCAGTACGCGCCGCCGCACGAGTTCGCGGTCAACGTGCCGCGCGCGATGGCGCAGGTGCGGGTGCGCACCTACGCGCACTTCGCGTGGCCCGCGCCGCTCGGGCGCCTGTACGAGCACAACGGGCTGGCGGTGGCGCTGGCCACCGCGGGCGGGCTCGCGCTGTTCCTCGTGCTGGTGCTCGCGCTCACGGGCGGCCTGCTGCACGCGCCGCTCGCCGGCAACTTCTACGCGGTGCTGCCGCACGGCCTGATGGCCGGCCTGTTCGGCGTCGCCTTCGCCTACGCCGTCCTCGCGTTGGCCATCGGAACGGCGCGCTTCTGGCGCGAGATCACGCCGGGCACCCGCCGGCCGGGCGCCGGCGCGGAAGCCGCGCACAACGCCCTGGCGCTGACCTACCTCGGCGGCGGCCACGGCGACGGCTGCAACGAGGAGGACGACCGCTTCACGCTCGCGCGCCGTCGGTTCCACCACCTCACGTTCTACGGCTTCCTGCTGTGCTTCGCGTCGACATCCGTCGCCACGCTGATGCATTACGCCGGCCACCCGGCGCCGTATCCGCTCACCAGCGCACCGGTGCTCCTGGGCACTGCCGGTGGCATCGGCTTGCTCGTGGGACCGGCGGGCTTGCTGTGGCTGAACCTGCGCCGCCATCCGTTGCACGGCGATCCGGCGCAGCGACCGATGGACCGCGGCTTCATCGCGCTGCTGCTGCTCACCAGCGTGACGGGCCTGGCGCTGCTCGCATGGCGCGACACCGGCGCGATGGCCCTGTTGCTCGCCATGCACCTGGGCGTGGTGCTGGCGCTGTTCCTCACGCTGCCGTACGGCAAGTTCGCGCACGCGATGTACCGCTGCGCCGCGCTGCTGAAGTCCACGACCGAGAAACGCATGCCGAGCGCGCTGGCGCTGGGCAACGACTGA
- a CDS encoding carboxymuconolactone decarboxylase family protein: protein MESTPRIAPAQVPYTPAVQAAMGQLLRPGMPAPQVFATVARNEGLFAFLVDSGLLGPTGLLDRGVLERPLRECVILRTCVAARNDYEFNLHVQTISRPMGLSDAQIDDVRRPAPVANLWNAQQVAAMRLVDALVALRVDDDVFAQARSEFDEPMLIELTQLVGLYVGVAMQVALARPAYDRYQPGPPVTASV from the coding sequence ATGGAATCCACGCCCCGCATCGCCCCGGCCCAGGTGCCTTACACGCCGGCGGTCCAGGCCGCGATGGGCCAGCTGCTGCGCCCTGGCATGCCCGCGCCGCAGGTGTTCGCCACGGTCGCGCGCAACGAAGGCCTGTTCGCCTTCCTGGTCGACAGTGGCCTGCTCGGCCCGACCGGCCTGCTCGATCGCGGCGTGCTGGAGCGGCCGCTGCGTGAGTGCGTGATCCTGCGCACCTGCGTCGCGGCCCGCAACGACTACGAGTTCAACCTGCACGTGCAGACGATCTCGCGCCCCATGGGCTTGTCCGATGCGCAGATCGACGACGTCCGCCGCCCGGCACCGGTCGCGAACCTGTGGAATGCGCAGCAAGTGGCCGCGATGCGCCTGGTCGATGCGCTGGTCGCCTTGCGGGTCGACGATGACGTGTTCGCGCAGGCACGCAGCGAGTTCGACGAGCCGATGCTCATCGAGCTGACGCAGCTCGTGGGGCTGTACGTCGGCGTGGCGATGCAGGTGGCGCTCGCGCGGCCGGCGTACGACCGCTACCAGCCCGGCCCGCCGGTCACAGCAAGCGTTTGA
- the ssb gene encoding single-stranded DNA-binding protein: MASVNKVIIVGNLGKDPEMRTFPSGGRVCNVTIATSERWKDKQSGEMKEHTEWHRVVFNDRLAEIAGEYLRKGSQVYVEGSLRTRKWTDQSGAEKYTTEIRADEMKMLGKREGMGGGSSMDGDDGGGYSRPPAPRAPAPAPRAPAGGNKPSSGFDDMDDDIPF; encoded by the coding sequence ATGGCATCCGTCAACAAGGTCATCATCGTCGGCAACCTCGGGAAGGATCCCGAGATGCGCACCTTCCCCAGCGGCGGGCGGGTGTGCAACGTCACCATCGCCACCTCCGAGCGCTGGAAGGACAAGCAGAGCGGCGAGATGAAGGAGCACACCGAGTGGCACCGGGTGGTGTTCAACGACCGCCTGGCCGAGATCGCCGGCGAGTACCTGCGCAAGGGCTCGCAGGTCTACGTCGAGGGCAGCCTGCGCACCCGCAAGTGGACCGACCAGAGCGGCGCCGAGAAATACACCACCGAGATCCGCGCCGACGAGATGAAGATGCTCGGCAAGCGCGAAGGCATGGGCGGCGGCTCCTCGATGGACGGCGACGACGGTGGTGGCTACTCGCGCCCCCCGGCGCCTCGCGCCCCTGCGCCCGCGCCGCGCGCGCCGGCGGGCGGCAACAAGCCGTCGTCGGGCTTCGACGACATGGACGACGACATCCCGTTCTGA
- the tcuA gene encoding FAD-dependent tricarballylate dehydrogenase TcuA yields the protein MVDVLVIGGGNAALCAALMAREAGASVLLLEASPREWRGGNSQHTRNLRCMHDAPQDVLVDAYPEEEFWQDLYKVTGGNTDEKLARLVIRESASCRGWMRRHGVRFQPSLAGTLHLSRTNAFFMGGGKALVNAYYRSAERLGVQVRYDTPVDGLELQDGRFVAARSKGQRFEARSCVLAAGGFESNLQWLREAWGQNERGEWPADNFLIRGTRFNQGVLLKAMMDAGADVIGDPTQAHCVAIDARAPLYDGGICTRVDAVSLGVMVNRDGVRFHDEGEDFWPKRYAIWGRLVAMQPGQVGFCIIDSKAIGRFMPPVFPGVRADSLPELARALDLPEATFLKTLADYNAACRPGTFDHTVLDDCRTEGLQPPKTHWALPIDKPPFTGYALKPGITFTYLGLRTDETAAVRFGGAPSPNLFVAGEMMAGNVLGRGYTAGVGMTIGTAFGRIAGTQAARAAEPEEAAHAHA from the coding sequence ATGGTCGATGTGCTCGTGATTGGCGGCGGCAATGCCGCGCTGTGCGCCGCGCTGATGGCGCGCGAGGCCGGCGCCAGCGTGTTGCTGCTCGAAGCCTCGCCGCGCGAATGGCGCGGCGGCAATTCGCAGCACACGCGCAACCTGCGCTGCATGCACGACGCGCCGCAGGACGTGCTGGTCGACGCCTATCCCGAAGAGGAGTTCTGGCAGGACCTCTACAAGGTCACCGGCGGCAACACCGACGAGAAGCTGGCGCGGCTGGTGATCCGCGAGTCGGCCTCCTGCCGCGGCTGGATGCGCCGGCACGGCGTGCGCTTCCAGCCCTCGCTGGCCGGCACGCTGCACCTATCGCGCACCAACGCGTTCTTCATGGGCGGCGGCAAGGCGCTGGTCAACGCGTACTACCGCAGCGCCGAGCGGCTGGGCGTGCAGGTGCGCTACGACACGCCGGTGGATGGCCTCGAACTGCAGGACGGCCGCTTCGTCGCCGCGCGGTCGAAGGGCCAGCGCTTCGAGGCGCGCAGCTGCGTGCTGGCGGCCGGCGGCTTCGAATCCAACCTGCAGTGGCTGCGCGAGGCGTGGGGGCAGAACGAGCGAGGCGAGTGGCCGGCCGACAACTTCCTCATCCGCGGCACGCGCTTCAACCAGGGCGTGCTGCTCAAGGCCATGATGGACGCGGGCGCCGACGTCATCGGCGACCCGACGCAGGCGCACTGCGTGGCGATCGACGCCCGCGCTCCGCTGTACGACGGCGGCATCTGCACGCGCGTCGACGCCGTCTCGCTGGGCGTGATGGTCAACCGCGACGGCGTGCGCTTCCACGACGAGGGCGAGGACTTCTGGCCCAAGCGCTATGCGATCTGGGGGCGGCTGGTCGCCATGCAGCCGGGACAGGTCGGCTTCTGCATCATCGACAGCAAGGCGATCGGGCGCTTCATGCCGCCCGTGTTCCCCGGCGTGCGCGCCGATTCGTTGCCGGAACTGGCGCGCGCGTTGGACCTGCCGGAAGCCACATTCCTGAAGACGCTGGCCGACTACAACGCCGCCTGCCGGCCCGGCACCTTCGACCACACCGTGCTGGACGACTGCCGCACCGAAGGCCTGCAGCCGCCGAAGACGCATTGGGCGCTGCCGATCGACAAGCCGCCGTTCACCGGCTACGCGCTCAAGCCCGGCATCACCTTCACGTACCTCGGCCTGCGCACCGACGAGACGGCGGCGGTGCGCTTCGGCGGCGCGCCCAGCCCGAACCTGTTCGTCGCCGGCGAGATGATGGCGGGCAACGTGCTGGGCCGCGGCTATACGGCGGGTGTCGGCATGACCATCGGCACCGCGTTCGGCCGCATCGCCGGCACGCAGGCCGCGCGCGCCGCGGAGCCGGAGGAGGCCGCGCATGCGCACGCTTGA
- the uvrA gene encoding excinuclease ABC subunit UvrA, with translation MLGSPQATPDVNSSRDAKFLDAPAEASGAEGRYLGRALEAQRIAIRGARTHNLKNVDVDLPRNQLVVITGLSGSGKSSLAFDTLYAEGQRRYVESLSAYARQFLQLMDKPDVDLIEGLSPAISIEQKATSHNPRSTVGTVTEIHDYLRLLFARAGTPYCPNHDIPLTSQTVSQMVDHVLALPADTKLMVLAPIARERKGEFEDVFAQMQAQGYVRFRINGKAYEAESLPKLKKNEKHDIDVVIDRLKVRPEVQQRLAESFEAALRLADGRAIALEMDSGEEHLFNAKFACPVCHYSIAELEPRLFSFNSPVGACPACDGLGHRDFFDPSRVVGFPSLSLASGAIKGWDRRNPYYFSLLESVAKHYKFSIDEPFEQLDPAAQRAVLHGSGEEDLKFHYVMESGNFAGKKVTRKHPWEGVIPNMERRFRETDSAAVREELSRYRSLQPCPECQGTRLRPEARHVRIGEAGQARTIHEIGHETLREALQYFQQLQLHGAKAEIADKVVREVAARLKFLNDVGLNYLSLERSADTLSGGEAQRIRLASQIGSGLTGVMYVLDEPSIGLHQRDNDRLIGTLKHLRDIGNSVLVVEHDEDMIRAADHVLDMGPAAGVHGGRIMAQGTPADIEASDASLTGKYLSGRLKIAVPKQRTPWLPVEGGKPGELQKLTITAARGNNLKDVTVDFPVGLLTCVTGVSGSGKSTLVNDTLYTAVARELYRAHEEPAPHDEIAGIEYFDKVINVDQSPIGRTPRSNPATYTGLFTPIRELMAETPTAKERGYGAGRFSFNVPGGRCEACQGDGVVKVEMHFLPDVYVPCDVCKGARYNRETLEVQWKGRNIAQILDMTVEDAHEFLKAQPAIARKLQTLLDVGLSYIKLGQAATTLSGGEAQRVKLALELSKRDTGRTLYILDEPTTGLHFADTDLLLNVLRQLRDAGNTIVVIEHNLDVIKIADWVIDMGPEGGAGGGIVVAFGTPEQVAANPDSHTGKYLKRLL, from the coding sequence ATGCTTGGTTCCCCTCAGGCAACCCCCGACGTGAATTCCTCCCGCGACGCCAAGTTCCTGGACGCCCCGGCCGAAGCATCCGGCGCGGAGGGCCGCTACCTCGGCCGTGCGCTCGAAGCGCAGCGCATCGCCATCCGCGGCGCGCGCACGCACAACCTCAAGAACGTCGACGTCGACCTGCCGCGCAACCAGCTGGTGGTGATCACCGGCTTGTCGGGGTCGGGCAAGTCGTCGCTCGCCTTCGACACGCTGTACGCCGAGGGCCAGCGCCGCTACGTCGAGAGCCTGTCGGCGTACGCGCGGCAGTTCCTGCAGCTGATGGACAAGCCGGACGTGGACCTGATCGAGGGCCTGTCGCCGGCGATCTCCATCGAGCAGAAGGCCACCAGCCACAACCCGCGCTCGACGGTGGGCACCGTCACCGAGATCCACGACTACCTGCGCCTGCTGTTCGCGCGCGCCGGCACGCCCTACTGCCCCAACCACGACATCCCGCTGACCTCGCAGACGGTGTCGCAGATGGTCGACCACGTGCTGGCGCTGCCCGCCGACACCAAGCTGATGGTGCTGGCGCCGATCGCGCGCGAGCGCAAGGGCGAGTTCGAGGACGTGTTCGCGCAGATGCAGGCGCAGGGCTACGTGCGCTTCCGCATCAACGGCAAGGCCTACGAAGCCGAGTCGCTGCCCAAGCTGAAGAAGAACGAGAAGCACGACATCGACGTCGTCATCGACCGCCTGAAGGTGCGCCCCGAAGTGCAGCAGCGCCTGGCCGAGAGCTTCGAGGCCGCGCTGCGCCTGGCCGACGGCCGCGCGATCGCGCTGGAAATGGACAGCGGCGAGGAGCACCTGTTCAACGCCAAGTTCGCCTGCCCGGTGTGCCACTACTCGATCGCCGAGCTCGAGCCGCGGCTGTTCTCGTTCAACTCGCCGGTGGGGGCGTGCCCGGCCTGCGACGGCCTGGGCCACCGCGACTTCTTCGACCCGTCGCGCGTGGTGGGCTTCCCGTCGCTGTCGCTGGCCTCCGGCGCCATCAAGGGCTGGGACCGCCGCAACCCGTACTACTTCAGCCTGCTGGAAAGCGTGGCGAAGCACTACAAGTTCAGCATCGACGAGCCGTTCGAGCAGCTGGACCCGGCGGCGCAGCGCGCGGTGCTGCACGGATCGGGCGAGGAGGACCTGAAGTTCCATTACGTCATGGAGTCGGGCAACTTCGCCGGCAAGAAGGTCACGCGCAAGCACCCGTGGGAAGGCGTGATCCCGAACATGGAACGGCGCTTCCGCGAAACCGACTCGGCGGCCGTGCGCGAGGAGCTGTCGCGCTACCGCAGCCTGCAGCCCTGCCCCGAATGCCAGGGTACGCGGCTGCGCCCGGAAGCGCGCCATGTGCGCATCGGCGAAGCCGGCCAGGCCCGCACGATCCACGAGATCGGGCACGAGACACTGCGCGAGGCGCTGCAGTACTTCCAGCAGCTGCAATTGCACGGTGCCAAGGCCGAGATCGCCGACAAGGTGGTGCGCGAGGTCGCCGCGCGCCTGAAATTCCTCAACGACGTCGGCCTGAACTACCTGAGCCTCGAACGCAGCGCCGACACGCTGTCCGGCGGCGAAGCGCAGCGCATCCGCCTGGCCAGCCAGATCGGATCGGGCCTGACCGGCGTGATGTACGTGCTGGACGAGCCGAGCATCGGCCTGCACCAGCGGGACAACGACCGCCTGATCGGCACGCTGAAGCACCTGCGCGACATCGGCAACAGCGTGCTGGTGGTCGAGCACGACGAGGACATGATCCGCGCCGCCGACCACGTGCTGGACATGGGGCCGGCCGCGGGCGTGCACGGCGGCCGGATCATGGCGCAGGGCACGCCGGCCGACATCGAGGCCAGCGACGCCTCGCTCACCGGCAAGTACCTGTCGGGCCGGCTGAAGATCGCGGTGCCGAAGCAGCGCACGCCCTGGCTGCCGGTCGAAGGCGGCAAGCCGGGCGAGCTGCAGAAGCTGACCATCACGGCGGCGCGCGGCAACAACCTGAAGGACGTGACGGTCGACTTCCCGGTCGGCCTGCTCACCTGCGTGACGGGCGTGTCGGGCTCGGGCAAGTCGACGCTCGTCAACGACACGCTGTATACGGCGGTGGCGCGCGAGCTCTATCGCGCGCACGAGGAACCGGCGCCGCACGACGAGATCGCCGGCATCGAGTACTTCGACAAGGTGATCAACGTCGACCAGTCGCCGATCGGCCGCACGCCGCGCAGCAACCCGGCCACCTACACCGGCCTGTTCACGCCGATCCGCGAACTGATGGCCGAGACGCCGACCGCGAAGGAACGCGGTTATGGCGCCGGCCGCTTCTCGTTCAACGTGCCGGGCGGCCGCTGCGAAGCCTGCCAGGGCGACGGCGTGGTGAAGGTGGAGATGCACTTCCTGCCGGACGTCTACGTGCCGTGCGACGTCTGCAAGGGCGCGCGCTACAACCGCGAGACGCTGGAAGTCCAGTGGAAGGGCCGCAACATCGCGCAGATCCTGGACATGACGGTCGAGGACGCGCACGAATTCCTGAAGGCGCAGCCGGCCATCGCGCGCAAGCTGCAGACGCTGCTGGACGTCGGCCTGTCGTACATCAAGCTGGGCCAGGCGGCCACCACGCTGTCGGGCGGCGAGGCGCAGCGCGTGAAGCTGGCACTGGAGCTGTCCAAGCGGGACACCGGCCGCACGCTCTACATCCTCGACGAACCCACCACCGGGCTGCACTTCGCCGACACCGACCTGCTGCTCAACGTGCTGCGCCAGCTGCGCGACGCAGGCAACACCATCGTCGTCATCGAGCACAACCTGGACGTGATCAAGATCGCCGACTGGGTGATCGACATGGGCCCCGAAGGTGGCGCGGGCGGCGGCATCGTGGTGGCCTTCGGCACGCCGGAGCAGGTCGCGGCGAACCCCGACAGCCACACCGGCAAGTACCTCAAACGCTTGCTGTGA
- a CDS encoding LysR substrate-binding domain-containing protein: MELRQLRYFVRIVELGSISRAALDLELQQSALSQQVGRLEGELATRLLQRSSKGVTPTEAGLAFFREAQLVLRHADQAARAAREARLTGSVTVGLAPTTASVLAVPLMHAMRKRHPDVRLHMVESLSGHLSQMLNARQLDLAVLFDTDPARRWSVTPLLAEKLFLIRSRQGLKADAPARVRVKDLQREPLILPTGPHGLRSTVDAAFARAKVRPPIAAEIDSLAMLMDAVDQGFGGTVQPWAAIGRFPDALQRFHLAEITDAGVRRLNSLCSLSDDELSPAALAARVVLAGCARDLVQAGRWQGARLSHHER; encoded by the coding sequence ATGGAACTGCGCCAGCTGCGTTACTTCGTCCGCATCGTCGAACTGGGGAGCATCAGCCGCGCGGCGCTGGACCTCGAGCTGCAGCAGTCGGCCCTGAGCCAGCAGGTCGGGCGGCTGGAAGGCGAACTGGCGACGCGGCTCCTGCAGCGCAGCAGCAAGGGCGTGACGCCCACCGAGGCCGGCCTGGCCTTCTTCCGCGAAGCGCAGTTGGTGCTGCGGCACGCCGACCAGGCCGCGCGTGCAGCGCGGGAGGCGCGCCTGACGGGCAGCGTCACCGTCGGACTCGCGCCGACCACGGCGTCCGTGCTCGCCGTGCCGCTGATGCACGCCATGCGCAAGCGCCATCCCGACGTGCGGTTGCACATGGTCGAAAGCCTGTCCGGGCACCTGTCGCAGATGCTCAACGCGCGCCAGCTCGACCTGGCCGTGCTGTTCGACACCGACCCCGCGCGGCGCTGGAGCGTCACGCCGCTGCTGGCGGAAAAACTGTTCCTGATCCGCTCGCGCCAGGGATTGAAGGCGGATGCGCCCGCCCGCGTTCGCGTGAAGGACCTGCAGCGCGAGCCCTTGATCCTGCCCACCGGCCCGCACGGCTTGCGCAGCACCGTCGACGCCGCCTTCGCGCGCGCCAAGGTGCGCCCGCCGATCGCCGCGGAGATCGACTCGCTCGCCATGCTGATGGACGCCGTCGACCAGGGCTTCGGCGGAACCGTGCAACCGTGGGCCGCGATCGGCCGCTTTCCGGACGCGTTGCAGCGCTTCCACCTGGCGGAGATCACGGATGCGGGCGTGCGCCGCCTGAACTCGCTGTGCAGCCTCTCCGACGATGAGCTGTCGCCGGCGGCGCTTGCGGCGCGCGTGGTGCTCGCCGGTTGCGCGCGCGACCTGGTGCAGGCCGGTCGCTGGCAGGGGGCGCGCTTGAGCCATCACGAGCGCTGA
- the mnmA gene encoding tRNA 2-thiouridine(34) synthase MnmA, whose product MGSKRVVVGLSGGVDSAVSAWLLKQQGWDVVAIFMKNWEDDDDDEYCSSRQDFIDAASVADVIGVPLEHVNFAAEYKDRVFAEFLREYEAGRTPNPDVLCNAEIKFKAFLDHAMRLGAEKIATGHYARVREVDGRFELLKGLDDTKDQSYFLHRLSQAQLAKSLFPVGELRKTEVRRLATEIGLPNAKKKDSTGICFIGERPFREFLNRYIRKEPGPIRDERGRVIGEHQGLSFYTLGQRQGLGIGGVKAKGAQRGGGEHAPWFVARKDVATNTLWVVQGHDHPWLLSPALDAQDASWIAGAAPAAGEYGSKTRYRQADAPARLAAAANGAFHLDFPHAQWAVTPGQSAVLYDGEVCLGGGVIDSAPTTVARHASA is encoded by the coding sequence ATGGGCAGCAAACGCGTCGTCGTCGGCTTGAGCGGGGGCGTGGACTCCGCGGTCAGCGCGTGGCTGCTCAAGCAGCAGGGCTGGGACGTCGTCGCCATCTTCATGAAGAACTGGGAGGACGATGACGATGACGAGTACTGCTCGTCGCGCCAGGACTTCATCGACGCCGCCAGCGTCGCCGACGTGATCGGCGTGCCGCTGGAGCACGTCAATTTCGCCGCCGAGTACAAGGACCGCGTCTTCGCCGAGTTCCTGCGCGAGTACGAGGCCGGCCGCACGCCCAACCCGGACGTGCTGTGCAACGCCGAGATCAAGTTCAAGGCGTTCCTCGACCACGCGATGCGCCTGGGCGCGGAAAAGATCGCGACCGGCCACTACGCGCGGGTTCGCGAAGTCGACGGCCGCTTCGAGCTGCTCAAGGGCCTCGACGACACCAAGGACCAGAGCTACTTCCTGCACCGCCTGTCGCAGGCGCAGCTGGCCAAGTCGCTGTTCCCCGTCGGCGAACTGCGCAAGACGGAAGTCCGGCGGCTCGCCACCGAGATCGGCCTGCCGAACGCGAAGAAGAAGGACTCGACCGGCATCTGCTTCATCGGCGAGCGGCCGTTCCGCGAGTTCCTCAACCGCTACATCCGCAAGGAGCCGGGCCCGATCCGCGACGAGCGCGGCCGCGTCATCGGCGAGCACCAGGGGCTGTCGTTCTACACGCTGGGCCAGCGCCAGGGCCTGGGCATCGGCGGCGTCAAGGCCAAGGGGGCCCAGCGCGGCGGCGGCGAGCACGCGCCGTGGTTCGTCGCGCGCAAGGACGTCGCCACCAACACGCTGTGGGTGGTGCAGGGCCACGACCATCCCTGGCTGCTGTCGCCCGCTCTCGATGCGCAGGACGCCAGCTGGATCGCGGGTGCAGCGCCCGCGGCCGGCGAGTACGGCTCGAAGACGCGCTACCGCCAGGCCGATGCGCCCGCGCGCTTGGCGGCCGCGGCCAACGGCGCCTTCCACCTGGACTTCCCGCACGCCCAGTGGGCCGTGACGCCCGGCCAGTCGGCCGTGTTGTATGACGGCGAAGTGTGCCTGGGCGGCGGCGTGATCGATTCGGCGCCGACCACCGTCGCCCGCCACGCGAGCGCCTAG
- a CDS encoding winged helix-turn-helix transcriptional regulator yields MPLPARSTRASAKDAINAALDLFHRRWTLRILWELRGDPLTFRQLQAACGDLSASVLNQRLAELREALLLEHNPAAGGYALSAHGRELLIAFEPLLQWSVPWAAAVARSRR; encoded by the coding sequence ATGCCGTTGCCCGCGCGATCCACCCGGGCGTCCGCCAAGGACGCGATCAATGCCGCCCTGGATCTGTTCCACCGGCGCTGGACACTGCGCATCCTGTGGGAGCTGCGTGGCGACCCGCTGACCTTCCGGCAACTGCAGGCCGCGTGCGGCGACCTGTCCGCGTCCGTGCTCAACCAGCGGCTGGCCGAGTTGCGGGAAGCATTGCTGCTCGAGCACAACCCGGCCGCGGGCGGCTATGCCCTGTCCGCACACGGCCGCGAGCTGCTCATCGCTTTCGAGCCGCTGCTGCAGTGGTCGGTGCCGTGGGCGGCC